One stretch of Thermanaerosceptrum fracticalcis DNA includes these proteins:
- a CDS encoding zinc-dependent alcohol dehydrogenase: MKALIKTKRGKGNVELVDNYPEPQIADHEVLLKVKAIGMCGTDYHIYTDEFPSNPPVLLGHEFSGVVVKRGSKVQGFSEGTRVVSELSVKACGTCVYCKTGNAHICPQKTSPGHGIDGACADYIKMPYHLLHQVPDTVSDEEAALVEPSAIVVHALLERTRVNVGDFVVIMGPGPVGLLALQMAKIAGAGKIMVVGTTADEEVRLPLAKKLGADYVVNCQKEDPLQLVQELTGGLGVDLVVEGAGAVSAINMGIEMLRKHGKMCVIGIPGEEYIQVKWKTSVFKAIQVIFSYSSSSTSWDLVLKMLEKKVLDVKSLISYKAKLEEWEEIFRKVSEGKVIKAVLEP, from the coding sequence ATGAAGGCGCTTATTAAGACGAAGAGGGGTAAGGGGAACGTTGAGCTTGTTGACAACTATCCCGAACCCCAGATAGCTGATCATGAGGTTCTCTTAAAGGTAAAAGCTATTGGTATGTGTGGTACGGACTATCATATTTACACAGACGAGTTTCCCAGTAATCCTCCTGTACTGCTGGGTCATGAATTTAGCGGTGTTGTAGTAAAACGGGGCAGTAAAGTCCAGGGATTCTCCGAAGGAACCCGGGTTGTTTCTGAACTTAGTGTAAAAGCCTGTGGAACCTGTGTATATTGTAAGACCGGTAATGCCCATATCTGTCCCCAGAAGACCTCACCGGGCCATGGCATCGACGGGGCCTGTGCTGATTACATTAAAATGCCCTATCATTTGCTGCACCAGGTTCCCGATACTGTGTCAGATGAGGAAGCAGCTTTAGTTGAACCTTCGGCTATTGTGGTTCATGCCTTGCTGGAAAGAACCAGGGTCAATGTGGGCGATTTTGTAGTGATCATGGGTCCTGGCCCCGTAGGTTTGTTGGCTTTGCAGATGGCTAAAATTGCCGGAGCCGGTAAGATTATGGTGGTAGGGACCACTGCTGACGAAGAAGTAAGACTGCCACTGGCAAAAAAGCTTGGTGCTGATTATGTAGTGAACTGCCAGAAAGAAGACCCCCTGCAGTTGGTCCAAGAGCTAACAGGGGGACTGGGAGTAGACCTGGTTGTGGAAGGAGCCGGCGCTGTGTCTGCCATCAATATGGGTATCGAGATGTTGCGGAAACATGGTAAAATGTGCGTCATCGGTATTCCGGGAGAAGAATATATTCAGGTTAAATGGAAAACTTCGGTGTTTAAGGCCATTCAGGTGATCTTCAGCTACAGTTCTTCCTCTACCAGCTGGGACCTGGTACTAAAGATGCTGGAGAAAAAAGTATTAGATGTTAAATCACTGATT
- the lpdA gene encoding dihydrolipoyl dehydrogenase, with protein MNSDKYTIGVIGGGPGGYVAAIKAAQLGAKVLLVEKGQLGGTCLNRGCIPTKALLRSVEVIETVAHAKDYGVLVDKFSLDRSLLVKRKERVTAQLRQGVEGLLKANKVTVIKGTASFKDVHTIMVEVAAGETKEYNCDNFIIATGSKPAIINLPGIQGRNIMTSDEALELTYIPGRIAIIGGGVIGMEFATIYHALGSRVTVVEAMASILPAVDQEISQLLAKTLKHKGIEILTGAKILEIGDNAQGKTLTLEKDNARKVIEVDAILVAVGRAAETTGLNLEGIGVKLNGRNIAVDKYLITNLPNIYAIGDVIGGIQLAHVASQEGERAVLNILDKQLPMDYSIVPSCIYTIPEVACVGLTEDEVKKRGINYKVGRFPYVASGKALTHGDATGFAKIICDSQTGEILGAHLIGHNATDLISEMSLAMKLEGTIEEVADLIHPHPTISEIMKEAALDVTGHAIHIPPRK; from the coding sequence ATGAACAGCGATAAATATACCATTGGGGTCATTGGGGGAGGCCCTGGAGGGTACGTGGCAGCCATCAAGGCCGCCCAACTTGGGGCTAAGGTGCTCCTGGTGGAGAAGGGCCAGTTGGGCGGCACCTGCCTAAACCGGGGGTGTATCCCTACCAAAGCCCTCTTACGCAGCGTGGAAGTAATAGAGACAGTAGCCCACGCTAAGGATTATGGAGTCCTGGTTGATAAATTTTCCCTTGACCGGTCTCTTCTGGTTAAAAGAAAAGAAAGAGTTACTGCCCAGTTAAGACAGGGGGTAGAGGGTCTCTTAAAGGCCAATAAAGTTACCGTCATAAAAGGAACAGCTTCCTTCAAGGATGTTCATACTATTATGGTCGAAGTAGCTGCCGGCGAAACAAAAGAATATAATTGTGACAACTTTATTATCGCTACTGGTTCCAAACCTGCCATTATTAATTTGCCGGGGATTCAGGGAAGAAATATCATGACCAGCGACGAGGCGCTAGAATTGACCTATATCCCCGGGCGCATAGCCATTATCGGTGGCGGCGTGATTGGCATGGAATTTGCAACCATCTATCACGCCTTGGGTTCCCGGGTTACAGTGGTGGAAGCTATGGCCAGCATTTTGCCTGCTGTGGACCAGGAAATTTCTCAGCTCCTGGCTAAGACCCTCAAACATAAAGGGATAGAGATCCTTACGGGCGCGAAAATATTGGAGATTGGCGACAATGCCCAGGGTAAAACACTTACCCTGGAGAAAGACAATGCGCGTAAAGTCATAGAGGTTGACGCTATCCTGGTGGCTGTGGGCAGGGCGGCGGAAACCACGGGTCTGAACCTAGAGGGAATAGGTGTTAAACTGAATGGTCGCAACATTGCTGTAGATAAGTATTTAATAACTAACCTGCCTAATATTTATGCCATCGGTGATGTTATTGGCGGTATCCAGCTGGCCCATGTGGCCTCCCAGGAAGGGGAAAGGGCTGTGCTTAATATCCTCGATAAACAATTGCCTATGGATTACAGCATTGTACCTTCTTGCATTTATACCATCCCTGAGGTAGCCTGTGTAGGTCTAACCGAAGATGAGGTAAAGAAGAGAGGGATAAACTACAAGGTCGGCAGATTCCCTTATGTGGCCAGCGGCAAGGCTTTAACCCATGGCGATGCAACCGGGTTTGCCAAGATCATTTGTGACAGCCAGACGGGAGAAATCCTGGGGGCCCATCTTATCGGGCATAATGCTACGGATCTGATCAGCGAGATGTCGCTAGCCATGAAACTGGAAGGAACTATCGAAGAAGTGGCTGATCTGATTCATCCCCATCCTACTATTTCCGAAATAATGAAAGAGGCGGCACTGGATGTCACGGGGCATGCCATCCATATACCGCCCAGAAAATGA
- a CDS encoding dihydrolipoamide acetyltransferase family protein has product MANQVVMPKLGLTMTTGTIMKWFFKEGDQVNKGDILFEVMTDKAAVEVDSPVAGTLLKILAEVDAVVPVNAVVAYIGQPGEKVEEVESTDVSGAGEVKKEAVPALCAKLEAVQKSETGRIFISPRARKLAREKDVDYTTIKGTGPNGRIVERDIKEYLAKQTVKATPLAKKVAEIHGIELEGITGTGAKGKILKQDVLGALREETPAGEGLPENYSPYDAIIPMKGIRKIIAERMELSLKTMAQANHRAKVDMTELLALREKFQNKVSLNALLMKVVAKALKEHKMVNATLTPEGIRLLEKVNIGLAVAVDSGLVVPVVKDVAAKSVLEISEECKMLVDKARDGKLQPQEMSGGTFTISNLGMFGIDSFTAIINPPESAILAVGEIVKTPVVIDDQIVIRPIMKLSLTYNHSIIDGAPAAKFLQRVKQLMENPYLLL; this is encoded by the coding sequence ATGGCAAATCAAGTTGTGATGCCCAAACTGGGCTTGACCATGACCACGGGAACCATCATGAAGTGGTTTTTCAAAGAGGGCGACCAGGTTAATAAAGGGGATATTCTCTTCGAAGTAATGACGGATAAAGCTGCGGTAGAAGTGGACAGTCCTGTTGCCGGAACTCTGTTGAAGATTCTGGCTGAAGTAGATGCTGTGGTGCCCGTTAATGCGGTAGTGGCTTACATCGGCCAGCCTGGAGAAAAAGTTGAAGAAGTAGAATCAACGGATGTAAGTGGTGCTGGAGAAGTGAAGAAAGAGGCGGTACCTGCCCTTTGTGCTAAGCTTGAAGCAGTACAAAAAAGTGAGACGGGTAGAATATTCATTTCACCCCGGGCCCGCAAACTGGCCAGGGAAAAGGATGTTGATTATACCACAATCAAGGGTACTGGACCTAACGGGCGCATTGTGGAGCGGGATATTAAAGAATACCTGGCTAAACAAACGGTCAAGGCCACACCTCTGGCCAAGAAGGTTGCTGAAATTCATGGAATTGAGCTGGAGGGTATTACCGGAACGGGTGCTAAAGGCAAAATCCTGAAACAGGATGTACTGGGAGCATTGCGTGAGGAAACTCCCGCCGGTGAAGGGCTGCCAGAAAACTACAGTCCTTACGACGCCATTATTCCCATGAAGGGAATCAGGAAAATTATTGCCGAGAGAATGGAGCTTAGTCTTAAGACCATGGCCCAGGCCAACCACAGGGCGAAAGTGGATATGACGGAATTACTGGCCCTCAGGGAGAAATTCCAGAACAAAGTCTCTTTGAATGCCCTCTTGATGAAGGTTGTGGCTAAAGCTTTAAAGGAACATAAGATGGTAAACGCTACACTTACCCCTGAAGGGATCAGGCTTTTGGAAAAAGTGAATATCGGTTTGGCTGTTGCTGTAGACAGTGGCCTGGTTGTACCTGTGGTTAAGGACGTTGCGGCTAAGTCAGTGCTGGAAATATCCGAAGAATGCAAGATGCTCGTTGATAAGGCCAGGGATGGTAAACTCCAGCCCCAGGAAATGTCCGGGGGAACTTTTACTATCTCCAACTTGGGCATGTTTGGTATTGACAGTTTCACTGCTATCATCAATCCCCCGGAAAGTGCCATTTTAGCCGTTGGAGAGATTGTGAAGACTCCTGTGGTTATTGATGACCAGATCGTTATCAGGCCCATCATGAAGCTGAGTTTAACTTACAATCACAGCATCATTGACGGCGCACCTGCCGCCAAATTCTTGCAGCGCGTTAAACAATTAATGGAAAATCCCTACTTGTTACTATAG
- a CDS encoding SDR family NAD(P)-dependent oxidoreductase, whose product MNLLLDKVAVVTGGARGIGAATALACAREGAHVVVADLNYEGAAAVASQIEGMGRIGLAIQADVSKSEDLAKIVDLTLDKFARIDVLINNAGICQRVSVADLTEADWDRMLNINLKSAFFLTQKVLTVMKKQKSGKIINLASQAGETGGQFVGANYAVSKAGMINLTKSLAKDAGPYGINVNAVAPGFIDTEMTKDFGVDVNAIPLRRLGTAEDVADVIVFLASDLSRYITGSTIDINGGTTMR is encoded by the coding sequence ATGAATTTATTATTAGATAAAGTAGCTGTTGTCACCGGCGGAGCACGTGGTATCGGAGCGGCTACAGCCCTGGCTTGTGCCCGGGAAGGAGCTCATGTAGTTGTTGCGGACTTAAATTATGAAGGGGCAGCAGCAGTTGCATCCCAAATCGAAGGTATGGGCAGAATAGGCTTAGCTATCCAGGCTGACGTTTCTAAGAGTGAAGACCTGGCCAAAATCGTAGACCTGACTTTAGACAAGTTTGCCAGGATTGATGTTTTAATCAATAATGCCGGTATTTGCCAGAGGGTTAGTGTGGCCGACCTGACTGAAGCCGATTGGGACCGGATGCTGAATATTAATTTAAAATCAGCCTTCTTCCTTACCCAGAAAGTGTTAACGGTAATGAAAAAACAAAAGAGCGGCAAGATCATTAACCTGGCTTCTCAGGCGGGAGAAACCGGCGGCCAATTCGTCGGAGCCAATTATGCCGTTTCCAAGGCCGGCATGATAAATCTGACCAAGTCCCTAGCCAAAGATGCTGGACCTTACGGCATCAATGTGAATGCTGTAGCTCCGGGATTTATTGATACTGAGATGACGAAAGATTTCGGGGTAGATGTTAACGCTATTCCCTTAAGACGTTTAGGGACAGCGGAAGACGTAGCCGATGTTATCGTATTCCTGGCTTCTGACTTATCCAGGTATATCACGGGCTCAACCATTGATATCAACGGCGGTACAACCATGAGGTAA